In Flavobacterium sp. CS20, a single window of DNA contains:
- a CDS encoding efflux RND transporter periplasmic adaptor subunit, with the protein MNIILNRVLPAVVLILMLGCSEKKETTNTNATKAGYKVNIFQVKGDTIGNQLSYNGTVEPKVSTPLSFLLPGVVTSIMVEEGDWVKKGQILAQIDNSSPLNTYNGTLATLNQAKDAYARLKSVYDKGSLPEIQMQDAISKLDQAKSVNLVALRNLENCTLRAPSSGFIGTRNVEVGSASIPGTPIFNLVSLNEVYVRISVPENEINSIKKNQKASVIIPALGSKVFMGNIEKVSVIANRLSKTYEVKILISNKDLLIKSGMACDVNINLMPSEGKLTIPYRAVIKDENGKNYVFKVNPESKKVSKQLVELGSFENNQIEVVSGLLKGDIIVTEGQHKLTDNDKVSY; encoded by the coding sequence ATGAATATTATTTTAAACCGAGTTTTACCTGCAGTTGTCCTAATACTTATGTTAGGTTGTTCAGAAAAAAAAGAAACAACCAATACCAATGCAACAAAAGCGGGCTATAAAGTAAATATTTTTCAAGTAAAGGGAGACACTATAGGTAATCAGCTTAGTTATAATGGTACTGTAGAACCTAAGGTGTCCACTCCATTGAGTTTTTTGCTTCCAGGTGTAGTAACTTCCATTATGGTGGAAGAAGGAGATTGGGTAAAAAAAGGACAAATATTGGCTCAAATAGACAACAGTTCTCCACTGAACACCTATAACGGCACCTTGGCGACCTTAAATCAAGCCAAAGATGCCTATGCAAGGCTGAAATCGGTTTACGACAAGGGCAGTCTTCCTGAAATTCAAATGCAGGATGCCATATCAAAATTAGATCAGGCAAAATCTGTAAATCTTGTGGCTCTGCGAAATCTGGAAAACTGCACCTTACGAGCGCCATCATCAGGATTCATTGGCACTAGAAATGTTGAAGTGGGTTCAGCTTCTATTCCTGGAACTCCCATTTTTAATCTAGTGTCGCTAAACGAGGTCTATGTAAGGATATCTGTACCAGAAAATGAGATCAATTCTATAAAAAAAAACCAAAAAGCTTCCGTTATCATTCCTGCTTTAGGAAGCAAAGTATTTATGGGAAATATAGAAAAAGTAAGTGTAATAGCTAACAGATTGTCCAAAACCTACGAGGTGAAAATTCTTATTTCAAACAAGGATCTTTTAATAAAATCAGGAATGGCTTGTGACGTTAATATCAATTTAATGCCGTCTGAAGGAAAATTGACAATCCCATATAGAGCGGTAATTAAAGATGAAAATGGTAAAAATTATGTGTTTAAGGTCAACCCAGAATCTAAAAAGGTCTCAAAACAATTGGTTGAGCTTGGTTCTTTTGAAAACAACCAAATTGAAGTAGTATCAGGACTTTTAAAGGGAGATATTATAGTTACTGAAGGACAGCACAAATTGACTGACAATGATAAAGTTAGTTACTAA
- a CDS encoding AraC family transcriptional regulator: protein MENKQIKKHTIYDIIEILGEKPQHEGLHIHTSKNKFKEVPLSYPFRFDNYAVLLVVSGKIKLQLNILKYEVQKNEIIVIVPNTVTHILEISQELEVIEISFTLDFLLKNVFNKTEIEVFNFLIAKNIFKLVLNKKELSIFKTITKFLQGKMDDAFYYKDEIILHTFNLLMYELATIYKKQITTYKTSLSRQEELTLRFFRILEENFKSERTVQFYADILCVTSGHLSKVLKKVSGKTASQLIDEVVTIEARNLLANSSLTIAQIADELQFSDQSSFGKYFKKNTGISPSAYRKNLT from the coding sequence TTGGAAAATAAACAAATTAAAAAACATACAATATACGACATCATTGAAATTCTTGGAGAAAAACCACAGCATGAAGGTTTACATATCCATACTTCAAAAAATAAATTTAAAGAAGTTCCTTTATCATATCCATTTAGGTTTGATAATTACGCTGTTTTGTTGGTTGTTTCTGGAAAGATAAAATTACAACTCAACATTCTAAAGTATGAAGTACAAAAAAACGAAATCATTGTTATCGTTCCCAATACAGTTACTCATATTTTAGAAATAAGCCAAGAACTTGAAGTTATTGAAATTAGCTTTACGCTAGATTTTTTATTAAAAAATGTCTTTAATAAAACCGAAATAGAGGTTTTTAATTTTTTAATAGCTAAAAATATATTCAAGCTTGTTCTTAACAAAAAAGAATTGAGCATTTTCAAAACCATCACAAAATTTCTCCAAGGAAAAATGGATGATGCTTTTTATTATAAAGATGAAATCATCCTGCACACTTTTAATCTTTTAATGTATGAATTGGCAACAATTTATAAAAAACAAATTACCACTTACAAAACATCATTATCAAGACAAGAAGAGTTGACCCTTCGATTTTTTAGAATACTTGAAGAGAATTTTAAAAGTGAGAGAACAGTACAATTTTATGCCGATATTTTATGCGTAACCTCAGGACACTTATCAAAAGTATTAAAAAAGGTTTCAGGCAAAACAGCCTCGCAATTAATTGATGAAGTAGTAACTATAGAAGCTCGAAACCTATTGGCCAACTCATCTCTCACCATAGCTCAAATAGCAGATGAGCTTCAGTTTAGTGATCAATCGTCTTTTGGTAAATATTTCAAAAAAAACACAGGCATTTCTCCCTCGGCATACAGAAAAAATTTAACTTAG
- a CDS encoding TIGR02757 family protein has protein sequence MNHSELKAFLDHKVETYNTVDFIKDDPIQIPHQFSLKQDIEISGFLIATIAWGNRKSILNSGERLLKIMRNSPYDFIKNHSKSDLKACNGFVHRTFNAEDLKYFFKALQQLYQKYNSLEDIFVKHQVDDNLQTAIHHFKREFMAFGCPERTKKHISDPLKNSATKRLNMMLRWFVRQDKNGVDFGIWQNLSPALLSCPLDVHTARVARKLGLLKRKQNDAKAVKELDKNLRKLDIKDPVKYDFALFGLGVYEHF, from the coding sequence ATGAACCATTCTGAACTTAAAGCTTTTCTCGACCATAAAGTTGAAACCTATAATACGGTTGATTTTATCAAAGATGATCCCATTCAAATTCCACATCAGTTTTCTTTAAAACAAGATATTGAGATCAGTGGATTTTTAATTGCAACCATAGCTTGGGGCAATCGAAAAAGTATTTTGAACAGCGGGGAAAGACTACTAAAAATTATGAGGAATTCTCCTTATGATTTTATCAAAAATCACAGTAAATCTGATTTAAAAGCTTGTAACGGATTTGTGCACAGAACCTTTAATGCTGAAGATTTAAAATATTTTTTCAAGGCTTTACAACAATTGTATCAAAAATATAATAGTTTAGAAGACATTTTTGTCAAGCATCAAGTCGATGATAATTTGCAAACTGCCATTCATCATTTCAAAAGAGAATTTATGGCTTTTGGTTGTCCAGAACGCACCAAAAAACACATCAGTGATCCTTTAAAAAATTCAGCGACCAAACGCCTCAACATGATGTTGCGTTGGTTTGTAAGACAAGATAAAAATGGAGTTGACTTTGGGATTTGGCAAAACCTCTCTCCTGCTCTATTGTCTTGTCCTTTGGACGTTCATACGGCGAGAGTCGCTCGAAAGTTAGGATTATTAAAACGGAAACAAAACGATGCTAAAGCTGTAAAAGAATTAGACAAAAACTTAAGAAAACTCGATATCAAAGATCCAGTTAAATACGATTTTGCTTTATTTGGGCTTGGAGTGTATGAGCATTTTTAA